One stretch of Candidatus Falkowbacteria bacterium DNA includes these proteins:
- the dnaA gene encoding chromosomal replication initiator protein DnaA — MEDQNEQLWLAVLGELELSLSKASFTTWLKNTFIIKNDEGCIEVGVPNTFSQAWLKQKYHQQIYKIIQTKSKERIKEINYKVQSLKSYNKQIDELKKTVSTQEQIPEATQNEVLAKQTKKQGLNVKYLFDSFIVGKANELAHAAALAVAEKPGLTYNPLFIYGGVGLGKTHLLQSVGHAVSQKNPEKKIVYVTCEQFTNDFISSISSGQAVRFNNTYRTADVLLIDDIQFLTGKEGTQEAFFHTFNDLHQRDKQIVITSDRPPKAISTLEDRLLSRFEWGMIADISQPDLETRIAILETKCQEKEFLLERDIIQYITLNIQNNIRELEGALNKIIAYHQLNKLEPTLENIKKILFSISESSKKGGAVSAKQLIDLVSGFYELSLDDILGKSREKRLAFPRQIIMYLLREELSCSYPMIGSELGGRDHTTAMHAYDKISRLIAEDEKLRQEINLIKQKVYSS; from the coding sequence ATGGAAGATCAAAATGAGCAACTTTGGTTAGCTGTTCTTGGTGAACTTGAACTCTCCTTAAGTAAAGCCAGTTTTACCACCTGGTTAAAAAATACTTTTATTATAAAAAATGATGAAGGATGTATTGAGGTTGGTGTGCCTAATACTTTTTCACAAGCCTGGTTAAAACAAAAATACCACCAACAGATATACAAGATTATTCAAACAAAAAGCAAAGAGAGAATTAAAGAAATAAACTATAAAGTTCAAAGCTTAAAATCTTACAACAAACAAATAGATGAATTAAAGAAAACTGTTTCTACTCAAGAACAAATCCCAGAAGCTACCCAAAATGAAGTTCTCGCTAAGCAAACAAAAAAACAAGGACTCAATGTTAAATATCTTTTCGACTCCTTTATTGTTGGTAAAGCTAATGAACTAGCTCACGCTGCAGCTTTAGCTGTGGCTGAAAAACCAGGATTAACTTATAACCCTCTTTTTATTTATGGTGGTGTTGGATTAGGAAAAACTCACCTACTACAATCCGTTGGGCATGCCGTTTCACAAAAAAATCCTGAAAAAAAGATCGTTTATGTAACTTGTGAACAATTTACCAATGACTTTATAAGTTCAATTTCTTCTGGCCAGGCTGTTCGTTTTAATAATACTTACCGTACTGCTGATGTTCTACTAATTGATGATATTCAATTTTTAACTGGCAAAGAAGGAACTCAAGAAGCTTTTTTTCATACTTTCAATGATCTTCATCAGAGAGATAAACAGATTGTTATAACTTCTGATCGTCCACCAAAAGCTATTTCTACCCTAGAAGATCGTTTATTATCTCGTTTTGAATGGGGAATGATTGCTGATATTTCTCAACCTGATCTTGAAACCAGAATTGCCATTTTGGAAACTAAATGCCAAGAAAAAGAATTTTTATTAGAAAGAGACATTATTCAGTACATCACCTTGAATATTCAAAATAATATTCGTGAACTCGAAGGTGCCCTAAATAAGATTATTGCTTACCATCAATTAAATAAACTTGAACCTACTCTAGAAAATATCAAAAAGATACTATTTTCAATTTCTGAATCAAGTAAAAAGGGTGGTGCTGTTTCTGCAAAACAGCTAATTGATTTGGTTAGTGGTTTTTATGAACTATCACTGGACGATATTCTAGGTAAAAGTAGAGAAAAAAGATTAGCTTTTCCTCGCCAAATCATAATGTATCTCCTTCGTGAAGAATTAAGCTGTTCATATCCAATGATAGGAAGTGAACTAGGTGGTCGAGATCACACAACTGCTATGCATGCTTACGATAAAATTTCTAGATTAATTGCTGAAGATGAAAAATTGCGTCAAGAAATAAATTTAATCAAACAAAAGGTATATTCATCTTGA
- the rpmH gene encoding 50S ribosomal protein L34, whose amino-acid sequence MPKRTFQPNIRKKLKKHGFRSRMQTKNGRSILKRRRDKARTSLSSSDR is encoded by the coding sequence ATGCCAAAAAGAACATTTCAACCGAATATTCGGAAAAAGCTGAAAAAGCATGGATTTCGATCCAGAATGCAAACTAAAAACGGCCGATCAATTTTAAAGAGAAGACGAGATAAAGCTAGAACAAGCTTAAGTTCTTCTGACCGTTGA
- the yidD gene encoding membrane protein insertion efficiency factor YidD translates to MKLNHHLKYFPRIFVLKLIKIYQSTLSFDHGPLKDNFPGGYCKYKPSCSEYGYQAIEKYGVFVGGAKAAYRVLRCNPWSKGGHDPMK, encoded by the coding sequence ATGAAATTAAACCATCACTTAAAATATTTTCCTAGGATTTTTGTTCTAAAGTTGATAAAAATTTATCAAAGTACACTGTCTTTTGATCATGGCCCATTGAAGGATAATTTTCCGGGAGGCTATTGTAAATATAAACCATCTTGTTCAGAATATGGCTATCAGGCAATTGAAAAATATGGAGTATTTGTTGGTGGGGCAAAGGCAGCTTATAGAGTGCTTCGTTGTAATCCCTGGTCCAAAGGTGGTCATGATCCAATGAAATAA
- the rnpA gene encoding ribonuclease P protein component: protein MLKKENRITKQNEFDAFWGKDFKQKKGLNIAGKFLIVKIFNNSLKYNRFGFIVNNKIDKRATERNKIKRRLRNIVQREQSQIKGNYDCLIITKPSIKHKELGEIKTELIGLLKKLNLL from the coding sequence ATGTTGAAAAAGGAAAACAGAATAACTAAGCAAAATGAATTTGATGCCTTTTGGGGCAAAGATTTTAAACAAAAAAAAGGGTTGAATATAGCTGGAAAATTTTTGATTGTTAAAATATTTAATAATAGCCTTAAATATAATAGATTTGGATTTATTGTAAATAATAAAATAGATAAAAGAGCTACTGAGCGAAATAAAATAAAAAGGCGACTTAGGAATATAGTTCAAAGAGAGCAAAGTCAGATCAAGGGAAATTATGATTGTTTAATAATTACTAAACCAAGTATAAAGCATAAAGAACTTGGGGAAATTAAAACTGAGCTAATTGGACTTCTTAAAAAATTGAATCTTTTATGA